A single Prochlorococcus marinus XMU1410 DNA region contains:
- a CDS encoding YkgJ family cysteine cluster protein: MKSWTCIENCGACCKFDLNERSDLANKLNKEDIALINSMTDKDGWCKNLDRENKKCLIYETRPHFCRVSEFSTSFKGYLKSGDKFLIDCCKQHISSNYGCQSKEMKTFRIAVSGK; encoded by the coding sequence ATGAAATCATGGACATGTATAGAAAATTGTGGAGCTTGTTGTAAATTCGACTTGAACGAAAGAAGCGATTTGGCTAACAAACTTAACAAAGAAGATATAGCTTTGATAAATTCGATGACAGATAAAGACGGTTGGTGTAAAAACCTGGACAGAGAAAATAAAAAATGCTTAATTTATGAAACCAGACCACATTTTTGCAGGGTAAGTGAATTTTCAACTTCATTTAAAGGATATTTGAAATCTGGTGATAAATTTTTAATAGATTGCTGCAAACAACATATTTCATCAAATTATGGATGCCAAAGTAAAGAGATGAAAACTTTTAGAATTGCTGTTTCAGGAAAATGA
- a CDS encoding TMEM165/GDT1 family protein: MNNKLEKKENNLEKSFFSIFITTFTTIFIAELGDKTQIATLMLSAESGRPIIVFLGSSLALISSSIVGVLIGKWVSKKISPSKFALSTGTLMILVSIFLAYETFKNYL; this comes from the coding sequence ATGAATAATAAATTAGAAAAAAAAGAAAACAATCTAGAAAAAAGTTTTTTTTCAATATTTATAACGACTTTTACAACAATTTTTATTGCTGAACTTGGCGATAAAACTCAGATAGCCACATTAATGCTTTCTGCTGAATCAGGCAGGCCAATAATTGTTTTTCTTGGAAGTTCTCTAGCATTAATAAGCTCTAGCATAGTAGGAGTTCTAATTGGTAAATGGGTATCAAAAAAAATATCTCCTAGCAAATTTGCTTTATCTACTGGTACTTTAATGATATTGGTAAGTATATTTTTAGCTTATGAAACATTCAAAAATTATTTATAA
- a CDS encoding TMEM165/GDT1 family protein, whose product MVLSLLLSTFLTVFIAELGDKTQLATLTISGTSNKPLAVFLGSSSALVFASFLGALTGGSISSFLPEVVLKSIASITFFIIGIRLFINSFTIEQEEKEEKENN is encoded by the coding sequence ATGGTTTTAAGTTTATTACTATCAACATTTCTAACCGTTTTCATAGCTGAATTAGGTGACAAAACTCAACTAGCTACTTTAACTATAAGTGGCACTTCAAATAAACCATTAGCAGTTTTTCTAGGATCTTCTTCAGCACTTGTTTTTGCAAGTTTTCTAGGAGCTTTAACAGGTGGTTCTATTTCAAGTTTTTTACCCGAAGTAGTTCTTAAGTCAATAGCCTCCATAACATTTTTCATCATTGGTATAAGGCTTTTTATCAACTCTTTTACCATCGAACAAGAAGAAAAAGAAGAGAAAGAAAATAATTAG
- a CDS encoding RNB domain-containing ribonuclease: MFTSSSIIDNLNQSEGLEYKKLCRLLKITKKSDKDKLDIALTALEKLEIIYKNEDDEYTCTKDADHLVAKIRCSSKGYCFAVRGKEQEDIYIRENLLNYAWNGDKVLVRIIKEGYRRRSPEGIVDCILERSNQILLSKVEIIKNDVYAIPIDDRILSKIKLPKEDKKYIFKSENKNIVRVEIDRFPIGQEEGQGHVIQELKLDNNEEYDTEFVLSKSNIVKSYNLDDIESKKTEKRERIDLTDKNSYLFKSWHSNNSPILPMIQIEQGKNKSTKLWIHTNNLAERVDLNSKKSLEILFQGFESLPLLNDWQNYLSEAIRNNSEFKFGEKNEAISLCVQLNSDNEIIDWSFHLTLVKCSLIVGSDHTEALLSRKSKSRITSRVLKPIKEYVDDLDKILAISCSFREKHLLEGKVEIPAPLNKIETLEEFFIHNPAEYSKGYFESLNKKDCQTYLSPILHEANLIWFKHSNQYGLKSAGYISNEIDYVNANEIIKYSEFIDNDVELNEDGNLTFSQVVKLCGDDNKKRILHKLLINEFKDNDIRLISKDPDIEESEKLFISPWTMPGFDFTNLINQHCIFNMIINGKKSKKNNINAINISESNSLDLVNWDIFNSSISKNLEILFNKFVIDKLNEYKYKVNQYKSNMINIKKVRKAEKLLGNIYSGFILSVQTYGFFVEISELNVEGLVHVSTLNNDWYEYRSRQNLLIGRKSKKSYKVGDAIKVKIIKVDILKYQIDLELT, from the coding sequence ATGTTCACATCATCTTCAATAATTGATAATCTTAATCAGTCAGAAGGGTTAGAATATAAAAAATTATGCAGATTACTAAAAATAACAAAGAAATCTGATAAAGATAAATTAGATATTGCTTTAACAGCTCTAGAAAAACTTGAAATTATTTATAAAAACGAAGATGATGAATATACCTGCACAAAAGATGCTGATCATCTTGTCGCCAAAATAAGATGTAGTAGCAAAGGCTATTGCTTTGCTGTAAGGGGAAAAGAGCAAGAAGATATCTACATTAGAGAAAATCTACTTAATTATGCATGGAATGGAGATAAAGTTTTAGTAAGGATAATAAAAGAGGGTTATAGAAGAAGATCACCAGAGGGAATAGTCGATTGTATTCTTGAAAGATCAAATCAAATACTTCTCTCTAAAGTTGAAATTATAAAGAATGATGTATATGCAATCCCAATAGATGACAGGATCCTCTCTAAAATTAAACTTCCAAAAGAGGATAAAAAATACATTTTCAAATCAGAAAATAAAAATATAGTAAGAGTTGAGATTGATAGATTTCCTATAGGGCAAGAAGAAGGACAAGGCCATGTGATACAAGAACTAAAACTAGACAATAATGAGGAATATGATACAGAATTTGTTTTGTCCAAAAGCAATATTGTTAAATCATACAATTTAGATGATATTGAATCTAAAAAAACAGAAAAAAGGGAGAGAATTGACCTTACAGATAAAAACTCTTATTTATTCAAAAGTTGGCATTCTAATAATTCTCCAATACTTCCAATGATTCAGATAGAGCAGGGGAAAAATAAAAGTACTAAATTATGGATACATACAAATAATCTTGCAGAAAGAGTAGATTTAAATAGTAAAAAATCTCTAGAAATATTATTTCAAGGATTTGAATCATTACCCTTATTAAATGATTGGCAAAACTACCTTAGTGAAGCAATAAGAAATAATTCTGAATTTAAATTTGGTGAAAAGAATGAAGCAATAAGCCTCTGTGTTCAATTAAATAGTGATAATGAAATAATTGATTGGTCATTTCATCTTACTTTAGTAAAATGCTCTCTTATTGTTGGAAGTGATCATACTGAGGCGCTTCTATCTAGAAAAAGCAAATCAAGAATAACCTCTCGGGTATTAAAACCTATAAAGGAATATGTCGACGATTTAGATAAAATACTTGCAATTTCATGTTCATTCAGAGAAAAACATCTTTTGGAGGGTAAGGTGGAAATTCCAGCACCACTCAATAAAATTGAAACACTAGAAGAATTTTTTATTCACAATCCAGCTGAATATTCAAAAGGATATTTTGAATCATTAAATAAAAAAGATTGCCAAACTTATCTTTCACCAATACTTCATGAAGCTAATTTAATTTGGTTCAAACATTCAAATCAATATGGCTTAAAAAGTGCAGGATACATCTCAAATGAAATAGATTACGTCAATGCTAATGAAATTATCAAATATTCTGAATTTATTGATAATGATGTAGAGCTTAATGAAGATGGCAATTTGACATTTAGTCAAGTAGTTAAATTATGTGGCGACGATAATAAAAAAAGAATCTTACATAAACTTCTAATTAATGAATTTAAGGACAATGACATAAGGTTGATATCTAAAGATCCTGATATTGAGGAATCGGAAAAATTATTTATTTCTCCATGGACAATGCCTGGATTTGACTTCACTAATCTTATAAACCAGCACTGTATTTTTAATATGATAATAAATGGTAAGAAATCAAAGAAAAATAATATTAATGCAATCAATATATCGGAAAGTAATTCATTAGACCTAGTAAATTGGGATATATTTAATTCATCGATTTCAAAGAATCTAGAAATATTATTTAACAAGTTTGTAATAGATAAACTTAATGAATACAAGTACAAAGTTAACCAATATAAATCTAATATGATAAATATAAAAAAAGTAAGAAAAGCAGAAAAATTACTAGGTAATATTTATAGTGGGTTTATATTATCAGTGCAAACATATGGTTTCTTTGTTGAGATATCAGAACTAAATGTAGAGGGGTTGGTACATGTCAGCACTCTTAATAATGATTGGTATGAATATAGATCAAGGCAAAATCTATTAATTGGAAGAAAATCAAAAAAATCATACAAAGTTGGAGATGCAATAAAAGTAAAAATCATAAAAGTCGATATTCTTAAATATCAAATTGATTTAGAATTAACATAA
- a CDS encoding DUF2996 domain-containing protein, which translates to MEENLDKNNGVNKEISDNTTKSDSEELKEPKSEKVINMNINNGDSATKVVIKNEINTPEKPITKPKKELPVEKKPFQEFINMHLIPSLTEEINQRGLEIKKINLTNTNRPIAGDKCWVINCEIKDTCNFWLSFEKDDISSLKSISLSKPNQKPSIIESFLIDEKRITLKLIISRVLQRLNGQKLIGVN; encoded by the coding sequence ATGGAAGAAAATTTAGACAAAAATAATGGGGTTAATAAAGAAATATCTGACAACACTACTAAATCTGACTCTGAGGAATTAAAAGAACCTAAATCAGAAAAAGTTATCAATATGAATATAAATAATGGTGATTCTGCTACTAAAGTTGTTATAAAAAATGAAATTAATACTCCCGAAAAACCTATAACAAAACCAAAAAAAGAACTCCCAGTAGAGAAAAAGCCTTTCCAAGAATTTATTAACATGCACCTAATTCCTTCACTTACTGAGGAAATTAATCAAAGAGGATTAGAAATAAAAAAGATTAACCTCACTAACACAAATAGACCTATTGCTGGAGATAAATGTTGGGTAATAAATTGTGAAATTAAAGATACATGTAACTTTTGGTTATCCTTTGAGAAGGATGACATTAGTTCATTAAAAAGTATTTCTTTATCAAAACCTAATCAAAAACCCAGTATTATTGAATCCTTTCTTATTGACGAAAAAAGAATTACCCTAAAATTAATAATTTCAAGAGTTCTTCAAAGATTGAATGGGCAAAAGTTAATAGGAGTTAATTAG
- the acsF gene encoding magnesium-protoporphyrin IX monomethyl ester (oxidative) cyclase, whose protein sequence is MAQSTVESKNKKDINNGKIPAKETILSPRFYTTDFEAMENMDLSINEEELEAICEEFRKDYNRHHFVRNSEFEGAAEKLDPETRELFVDFLEGSCTSEFSGFLLYKELSKRIKVKNPLLAECFAHMARDEARHAGFLNKSMSDFGLQLDLGFLTANKDYTYFPPRSIFYATYLSEKIGYWRYIAIYRHLEKNPDSKIFPLFNYFENWCQDENRHGDFFDALMKAQPRTVKSLSQKITIGGSTFTHPLFDYFHRFRYFLNNLPLTSKLWSRFFLLAVFATMYARDLGIKKDFYSSLGLDARDYDQFVINKTNETAARVFPVVMDVYDESFYGRLDKIVENNEVLSDIANSDGNKVSKTFKKLPKYLSNGYQLLRLYLLKPLDSKDFQPSIR, encoded by the coding sequence ATGGCTCAATCAACTGTTGAATCAAAAAATAAAAAAGATATTAATAATGGAAAGATACCAGCCAAAGAAACAATTTTGTCTCCAAGATTCTATACAACAGACTTTGAGGCTATGGAAAATATGGATTTATCAATAAACGAGGAGGAATTGGAAGCTATTTGTGAGGAATTTAGGAAAGATTATAATAGACATCATTTTGTAAGAAATAGTGAATTTGAAGGCGCTGCAGAAAAATTAGATCCTGAGACAAGAGAGCTTTTTGTTGATTTTCTCGAGGGAAGTTGTACATCAGAATTTTCAGGTTTTTTACTTTATAAGGAACTTAGTAAGAGAATTAAAGTCAAAAACCCTCTACTAGCTGAATGTTTTGCTCATATGGCCAGAGATGAAGCAAGACATGCAGGTTTTTTAAATAAATCAATGAGCGACTTTGGACTTCAGTTAGATTTAGGTTTTTTAACAGCCAATAAAGATTACACTTATTTCCCTCCAAGAAGTATTTTTTACGCTACTTATTTATCCGAAAAAATAGGTTATTGGAGATACATAGCAATTTATAGACATCTCGAAAAGAACCCTGATAGCAAAATTTTTCCACTATTTAATTACTTTGAAAATTGGTGTCAAGATGAAAATAGACATGGGGATTTCTTTGACGCATTAATGAAAGCACAGCCACGTACTGTTAAATCTTTAAGCCAAAAAATTACCATTGGCGGCTCTACTTTTACACACCCATTATTTGATTACTTCCATAGGTTTAGATATTTTTTAAATAATCTTCCATTAACATCCAAGTTATGGTCTAGGTTCTTTCTATTAGCTGTATTTGCAACTATGTATGCAAGGGATTTGGGAATTAAAAAAGATTTTTACAGTTCTTTAGGTTTAGATGCCAGAGATTACGACCAGTTTGTTATTAATAAAACAAATGAAACTGCAGCTAGAGTTTTCCCTGTAGTAATGGACGTTTATGATGAATCTTTTTATGGAAGATTAGATAAAATAGTAGAGAATAATGAGGTTCTTTCCGATATTGCAAACAGTGATGGAAATAAAGTATCTAAAACTTTTAAAAAATTACCTAAATATTTATCAAACGGTTACCAGTTATTAAGACTATACTTATTAAAACCTCTTGATAGCAAAGATTTCCAACCTTCGATTAGATAA
- a CDS encoding TldD/PmbA family protein yields MLSSQIKSNKIVFGSCNKNLLEEIIFYGIRLGADFVEIFIENTDNSSVLAEEDFITSVSPSFGRGAGIRIFKGKKDGFVSTNDLTKHGLMRSVSQAIEMLDITDNKREVFNGLNKHRDYSLSKKKWINEVPSIHEISEKLLDSTKSLKKNNKIITRKGSYSRNLQEIIIASSDGTYVSDIRLHQTVGLNVIASDAQYRSSGSRRFGSSGMPNEFRLWDHEKAANDVFESSMNMLYADYVDAGQMPVVLANKFGGVIFHEACGHLLETTQIERGTTPFENKLNEKIAHESVTAIDEGISEGSFGSLSVDDEGMEPEKSVLIKDGILKKFISDRAGELRTGHKRTGSGRRQNYSFAAASRMRNTYIAKGEHSKEDLINSISEGLYCKSMGGGSVGATGQFNFAVEEGYLIKNGKLTSPVKGATLIGEAKEVMPKISMCGNDLELAPGFCGSISGSVNVTVGQPHIKVDSITVGGR; encoded by the coding sequence ATGCTTTCGTCACAAATCAAATCAAATAAAATCGTTTTTGGTAGTTGCAATAAAAATTTATTAGAAGAAATTATTTTCTACGGCATTCGACTTGGTGCTGATTTTGTAGAAATATTTATAGAGAATACTGACAACTCAAGCGTTTTAGCAGAAGAAGATTTTATTACAAGTGTAAGTCCATCATTTGGAAGGGGTGCTGGCATCAGAATCTTCAAGGGAAAAAAGGATGGATTTGTAAGTACAAATGATTTAACAAAGCATGGCTTGATGAGATCGGTATCTCAGGCTATTGAGATGTTAGACATAACAGACAACAAAAGAGAAGTATTTAACGGTTTAAATAAACATAGGGACTACAGTTTATCCAAGAAAAAATGGATTAATGAAGTCCCATCTATTCATGAGATAAGTGAAAAACTACTGGATAGCACAAAGTCTTTAAAAAAGAATAATAAAATAATAACTAGAAAAGGAAGTTATTCAAGAAATCTTCAAGAAATAATTATAGCCTCCAGTGACGGAACCTATGTCTCAGATATTAGATTGCATCAAACAGTTGGTCTCAACGTAATTGCAAGTGATGCCCAATATAGATCTAGTGGAAGTAGAAGATTTGGATCGTCAGGAATGCCTAATGAATTCAGATTATGGGATCACGAAAAAGCAGCTAATGATGTGTTTGAAAGTTCAATGAACATGTTGTATGCAGATTATGTTGATGCAGGACAAATGCCTGTGGTATTAGCTAATAAATTTGGTGGCGTTATATTCCATGAAGCCTGTGGCCATTTACTTGAAACCACTCAAATAGAGAGAGGAACTACACCATTTGAGAATAAATTGAATGAAAAAATTGCACATGAATCTGTAACAGCAATAGATGAAGGCATATCAGAAGGATCCTTCGGTTCATTATCAGTAGATGATGAAGGTATGGAACCCGAAAAATCAGTTCTTATAAAAGATGGAATTTTAAAAAAATTCATATCGGACAGGGCAGGTGAATTAAGAACTGGCCATAAAAGAACAGGAAGTGGGAGAAGACAAAATTATTCTTTTGCTGCAGCTTCAAGAATGAGAAATACTTATATAGCTAAAGGTGAGCACTCGAAAGAGGATTTAATCAATAGTATTAGTGAAGGTCTTTACTGCAAATCAATGGGTGGTGGCAGTGTAGGTGCTACAGGACAATTTAATTTTGCGGTAGAAGAAGGATATCTTATTAAAAATGGAAAATTAACTAGTCCCGTAAAGGGAGCAACATTGATCGGTGAAGCTAAAGAAGTTATGCCAAAAATATCGATGTGCGGAAATGATCTCGAATTGGCTCCTGGATTCTGTGGATCCATTAGTGGAAGCGTCAACGTAACTGTTGGCCAACCTCATATTAAGGTTGATTCAATCACTGTTGGCGGAAGATAG
- a CDS encoding TldD/PmbA family protein: protein MNSREITTQISKAADFLNLRKWDYGASFSNDYSVQVDKGEAKQLKASQKQILTIRVWNQSNLVGITTTSDISESGIKKALKQANIASDFGNKNESTEFSPLAKDPIEFKDIKKRNPVGIKKLLTLLREAEVKLIESHESIKSVPYNGLSESFFERVYANSEGAFRSYSKSQAALYLYARAEEKNNKPRSSGSVKLGYGADDIDIESCIKEASNKTISHLNYSSIKTDKYLICFSPESFLTMINAFSSMFNARSIIDGVSLSNKNSIGEKLSTEALNIYDDGLHEKNISSTPFDGEGTPTKRLCLINRGRIENFIHSESTARIFNTTPTGHAGLGSKVSVSPDWIVVEKSEENIDLKTSLDHSTYEGEFVYIEELNAIHAGVRASQGSFSLPFDGWLYKNGKKISIESATVAGDIKYLLKNIVNIESSQEVTTSGISPHIWVDELSITGDA from the coding sequence ATGAATTCAAGAGAAATCACAACTCAGATCTCCAAAGCTGCAGATTTCCTAAATCTTAGAAAATGGGATTATGGAGCAAGCTTTTCAAATGATTATTCTGTGCAAGTAGATAAAGGAGAGGCTAAACAACTTAAGGCATCACAAAAGCAAATTTTAACTATAAGAGTTTGGAATCAATCTAATCTAGTAGGTATTACTACAACAAGTGATATTAGTGAATCTGGTATTAAAAAGGCTCTTAAGCAAGCAAATATAGCTTCTGATTTCGGCAATAAGAATGAATCTACAGAATTTTCACCACTAGCGAAGGATCCTATTGAATTTAAGGATATTAAAAAAAGAAATCCTGTTGGAATAAAAAAATTACTTACACTTTTAAGAGAGGCAGAAGTAAAACTAATAGAAAGTCATGAATCCATAAAATCTGTTCCATATAATGGTTTATCTGAGAGTTTCTTTGAGAGAGTTTATGCAAATAGTGAGGGTGCCTTTCGAAGTTATTCCAAAAGTCAAGCAGCACTATATTTATATGCAAGAGCAGAAGAGAAAAATAATAAGCCTCGTAGTTCAGGTTCCGTAAAACTTGGATATGGTGCAGATGATATAGATATAGAGTCGTGTATTAAAGAGGCTTCAAATAAAACAATTTCTCATTTAAATTATTCATCTATTAAAACTGATAAATATTTAATATGTTTTTCCCCAGAGTCTTTTTTAACTATGATTAACGCCTTTAGCTCAATGTTTAATGCTAGAAGCATTATAGATGGAGTGAGCTTATCTAACAAAAATTCAATCGGAGAGAAACTATCTACAGAAGCGCTTAATATTTATGATGATGGCCTTCACGAAAAGAATATTTCTTCAACACCATTTGATGGAGAGGGAACCCCAACCAAACGACTATGTCTAATTAACAGAGGGAGAATTGAAAATTTTATACATTCCGAATCAACTGCAAGAATATTTAATACAACACCAACTGGCCACGCTGGACTTGGATCAAAAGTCTCAGTATCTCCTGATTGGATTGTAGTTGAAAAATCAGAAGAAAACATTGATCTAAAAACATCACTAGATCACTCTACTTATGAGGGAGAATTTGTTTATATAGAAGAGTTAAATGCAATCCATGCAGGTGTCAGAGCAAGTCAAGGTTCATTTTCTCTTCCATTTGATGGATGGCTCTACAAAAACGGTAAAAAAATCTCAATAGAATCTGCCACCGTAGCAGGAGATATCAAATATCTTTTGAAAAATATAGTAAATATTGAATCAAGCCAGGAGGTAACAACAAGTGGGATTTCTCCACATATATGGGTAGATGAATTATCAATAACTGGTGACGCGTGA
- the fmt gene encoding methionyl-tRNA formyltransferase — MRIIFWGTPEYSIPSLDIFIKSKHEVIAVVSQPDKKRSRGNKLIASPVKSIAEKESIKIYTPEKIRGNIDFINELKSLSCDLFIVIAYGKILPKEILEIPKYGCWNAHASLLPRWRGAAPIQWSLIKGDEFTGVGIMKMNDGLDTGDILLEKKIKIDNDDNLNTLSEKLSILSAKLFLSATSLIEEYIYKNTNPQLTKQNSLGGEITYARMIEKSDFKVDWGNEAIKISQKIKALYPRANTTFRGKNLKILKIKILSSHEIKNEKYLFMSNYSRPGIILAVIENKGIIISTKTDPIILLEAKLEGKNISSQKQLIQQLKPSVGEYLSD, encoded by the coding sequence GTGAGAATTATATTCTGGGGAACACCTGAATATTCAATTCCTAGTCTTGATATTTTTATTAAATCTAAGCACGAGGTAATTGCAGTAGTTAGTCAACCGGATAAGAAGAGATCTAGGGGAAATAAATTAATAGCCTCACCTGTAAAAAGCATTGCTGAGAAAGAATCTATAAAAATTTATACTCCAGAAAAAATCAGGGGCAATATAGATTTTATAAATGAACTTAAATCACTTTCTTGTGATTTATTTATTGTTATAGCTTACGGGAAAATTTTACCCAAAGAGATATTGGAAATCCCAAAATATGGTTGTTGGAACGCACATGCTTCATTACTTCCAAGATGGCGTGGTGCCGCCCCAATTCAATGGTCCCTAATAAAAGGCGATGAATTTACTGGTGTAGGAATTATGAAAATGAATGATGGACTAGATACTGGCGACATATTGTTGGAAAAAAAAATTAAAATCGATAATGACGATAATTTAAATACACTATCGGAAAAGCTTAGTATTTTATCGGCAAAATTATTTTTAAGTGCCACATCATTAATCGAAGAATATATTTATAAAAATACTAATCCTCAATTAACAAAACAAAATAGCCTTGGAGGAGAAATCACCTACGCAAGAATGATTGAAAAATCAGACTTTAAAGTTGATTGGGGTAATGAGGCAATTAAAATTTCTCAAAAAATAAAAGCGTTATACCCACGAGCAAATACAACTTTTAGAGGTAAGAACCTAAAAATACTTAAAATCAAAATTTTGAGTAGCCATGAAATTAAAAATGAAAAATACCTTTTCATGAGCAATTATTCAAGACCTGGAATTATTCTTGCTGTAATAGAAAATAAAGGAATAATAATTTCAACTAAAACTGATCCGATTATTTTGTTGGAAGCAAAACTTGAAGGCAAAAACATTTCTAGCCAAAAGCAATTGATACAACAGTTAAAGCCATCAGTAGGTGAATATCTCTCAGATTAA
- a CDS encoding TerC family protein — MDSAAINSFIPTLDQVDSWYEIFTLLPILIALELLLSADNAVALASLTKSLDSSELRSRALNIGITISLLFRIILIILSNVLLKFILIRVFAGFYLIYLFFSNVFLNLDIENVENGTDNNKNNFRFLRVVALLSITDFAFSIDSITTAVAISDQYILIIFGAVIGVLALRFTSGIFLKLLDIFSRLETAGYVAILIVGIKLLLNTLIKESILPDYYFYFLILFAFIWGFSKKDSKT, encoded by the coding sequence ATGGATTCAGCCGCAATAAATTCTTTTATACCCACACTAGATCAGGTAGACAGTTGGTATGAAATCTTTACACTTTTACCAATATTAATTGCTCTAGAATTATTATTATCGGCAGATAATGCTGTTGCACTAGCTTCTCTTACTAAATCTCTCGACAGTTCAGAATTAAGGTCTAGAGCCTTAAATATTGGTATAACAATATCTTTATTATTTAGAATTATTCTGATCATATTATCTAATGTTCTTCTAAAGTTTATTCTTATTAGAGTTTTTGCTGGTTTTTATTTAATATACTTATTCTTCTCTAATGTTTTTTTAAATTTAGATATAGAAAACGTTGAAAACGGTACAGATAATAATAAAAATAATTTTAGGTTCTTAAGGGTTGTAGCCCTTCTTTCAATTACTGATTTTGCTTTTTCCATTGACAGTATTACTACTGCAGTAGCCATCAGTGATCAATACATATTAATTATATTTGGAGCAGTTATTGGTGTATTAGCCTTAAGATTTACATCGGGGATTTTTCTAAAACTTCTGGATATATTTTCTAGATTAGAAACAGCCGGTTACGTAGCAATTTTAATTGTTGGAATTAAACTTTTACTAAATACGTTAATTAAAGAGTCTATTCTTCCAGACTATTATTTTTATTTTTTGATTCTTTTTGCTTTCATTTGGGGATTCTCTAAAAAAGATTCTAAAACTTAA